ataaataataaaaagaaaccaaataaataataaaaagaaaccaaataaataataaaaagaaaccaaataaataatacgatGAAGTTATTTTACTGTAAAACACCCACCCTTTGAAAGTCGgttaaatatacataccaTAGAGCATGCACGCGCATGGAAAATGCGGGGGAAACCGCGTAAAGTCGTAAAATCGTCAAAAGGTACTCAGgatcgaaaataaataatggcaAAAGCCGCAAATATGTAGGAATCGGGTTACCGAAAAAAAATTCCCATTGCTATGCCAGCATACTTTCATCGTAGTTATTTACTTACCCGGTGTAGATTTCCCGCGTTTCTTCAGTGGCAAGTTTCCAGGGTTGCGAAACGTGTGCCCGCTGAGGGAGCGTGCCGCGTTCTATCTACTAGATTTTAATTCAACTTGCCGCATCGCAGCCAGTGATGGCGACGCTGAACACTACGCCTGCGCCAACCCTATGACGTCAATGGGTTCGTTCACAACAGAACATAGAGGACCTGTTGGTACTAAGTATGCCGCAGTGACCGCGTGCCTATACTTCTATCTAATGTAATCTTGAAGattagatttgtttttttttagaaatgttcaatataattaactCGATCCCAAAAATATAACACTCAAAGTTTTCCTCCTATCGATTACTATAAAACCGGTATTTTAAGTTCATACAAAATTcgttaatatgaaaatatggttcaattaaaaatacggTAAAGAAAAGTTTGtgcatttaatataattaaaaaaagcttagtaaaaatagttttaatataattaaataaagatgaCGATGATGAAACAGTAATAGagtaagaatttttttttaaattgactgTTCAGGCTAATCTcaggaactactggacggatttgaatgaaactttttgttGTATTGCCATGAAGCCGGTACAACATATTATAgagtatacatttttttgaaaactgaAACAGCTGCAGAAGCAATgattaaattaagaataagGAAAATAGAGATGAAGAGGACAATCATGTCTAAACGTTTTCGTCTATCCCACCTAGTCCCTTAGTCGTAGCATAAATCTACATTTCGTAGCGTTACATTCGTTCGTATGTGCCGAGAACTACGTTCGAATTAACAtgaatttactaaatattgaaagttaatTTAGACTGCCTTCCAGAAACTAGCTCTTTGTTGTCTGCGTGGTAATTTTTACTAATCGTAGTAGTCTCCTGCGTCTTCGCCCACATTTTTGCGCGATATAACGTAAAAACTTATGTTACTTTTGAAGATCGGGTTAATGATGAATGAATTAGGATATCTTTGTGCCAAACTTCagcaaaatcggtccagttaTGAGCTTAtgagtttacaaaaatacaaatcatttctatttataatatttttatagaaatatagtttcatagaattatatatacctttatatgtataaaatttataaaaattgttacaacaataaaaatataattctaggtaacaacaaacacatataaaacattggttttattttcaccCATGGATTACATACATGGAATGGAacagaatatttattacaccTAATTGAGCAGACCATAGTCGTCACATTTCATTAAATCTTTccttgaattttattttcatagtttatgtaatattatcaaaaaacaATTAGTTTTACAATCAACAAGCAAGCTGGATTAATCTTCTTTCTGCCTAGATCTTCTATTTAGGAAACTGAATACAACTCCTAGAAGGGTTGAAAATAGGGCAGCATATATCACATATACTATTCCAATGTACTCTCCAATGAGGCCCGCCGTCATAGGAGCGACTACTCCCGCCAAAGACCGAACACTATTAGAGGCTCCTATTAAAGTTCCCCTGTGATCCCCATCACACCtctttaaaatcatttctaAAGTAACCAACCTACCTACAGCGTTACCCACAGCTAAAGGAACCAAccatatcaaataaataataacattatttgcCAATATCAAACCCATTAATGACAAACTTAACAAAGcaaaaatatggaaatttcTCACACTATAATCATGgtcgtttttgtaaaaaccaTTTATATaggcaataaataaactcgATATTGAACCTATGGTTCCTTGGAATGATATAACGTAGCCCACATATTTCGGCGACAATTCGTATACTGTTTTGAGGTATAGTTGGTAGTTAGAATAGTAAATGCCCATGGCAAATCCAACTAAAGCTTTGAATAGAAACACATCCCAATATATGGACCATTCTACATTGTACAATTCAACAGCAGACTGTTTAATGCTACAGTACAAAGAATGTACTAAATACTGATTGGATTCACGTTTCGGTTTTTTCTTtggtctttttattttatcttcaagTAGAAAATACACCAaccctgaaacaaaaaaaaaaaaaacaaacatcaacatataaattgtaaagttGCCTCaatccaaaataataatatcccaaattgttaaaattcGAAATGGGTTTAGTTgattgttatctcttcacgcttcttgaatttcaaaaagataagttgagtagataaatatctactcatcttt
The genomic region above belongs to Plodia interpunctella isolate USDA-ARS_2022_Savannah chromosome 7, ilPloInte3.2, whole genome shotgun sequence and contains:
- the LOC128671468 gene encoding major facilitator superfamily domain-containing protein 9-like, which gives rise to MSFSICLLQAVAFLDLLAVGIIIPLVPGHARKMGANHIHVGLLGSIYAGFQLGSGPLIGSLSDLKGRKKILVMTLLISSIAYTCFGFVTSVALLLVIRAVLGIFKQTQMLTRALVADYERNEHKQSSIYGRMNAIAGAGITLGPVIGGHVLEDNPENGFLFVAIIVGMIFFLNAGLVYFLLEDKIKRPKKKPKRESNQYLVHSLYCSIKQSAVELYNVEWSIYWDVFLFKALVGFAMGIYYSNYQLYLKTVYELSPKYVGYVISFQGTIGSISSLFIAYINGFYKNDHDYSVRNFHIFALLSLSLMGLILANNVIIYLIWLVPLAVGNAVGRLVTLEMILKRCDGDHRGTLIGASNSVRSLAGVVAPMTAGLIGEYIGIVYVIYAALFSTLLGVVFSFLNRRSRQKED